acatgaaccctagcatgaaatataaGTAGAAATGAAGaaagtaagctaccgggatttcaaaaatacgaagaaaattaaaaacgaggctagggagcacttactattaagcttgaaaatgttaaaaaccctagcttatggaacccttgaaattttggcagCTATAGGAAGAAGATAAGTGaattttgccttcattttccctttttgtttcatttattactaaatgactaaaatgcccttccttactaaactttcaaatttttccatacatgcccatttttgtctaaaaatttaaaaattaggaaaatttctctttaaggacttctaattaattttccaaatcaatttcatacaaattgcttctggaatccaagttttgaaatttattcaatttggtccttattttccaattggacaccttactcatagaatttcttcatattgctttagcacatgcatattttcatattctagacctcataataatcataaaacaaatattttaatgtcagatttgtggtcccaaaaccattgtttcgactaggccctattttggaatgttacatttctcccctttcAGGGACTTTTGTCCtcaaaagtcttaccagtaaacaagtTTGGAttttggcttctcatggtttcttctggctccatgtagcctcttccacaccgtttcgatgccataaaacttttaccaaagctacatctttatttctcaactgtttaactttacaagccaaaatcttgaccggttcttcactataagtcatgtccggtctaatttcaatctccgttGGTGAAATCAAATGAGAGGGGTTTGatcgatatcgccttaacatagatacatggaacacgtcgtgactcttttctagttctggtggcaatgccaaacggtaggctaatggtccaactcttttagtgatctcgtatggtccaataaatcACAGACTCTGtttgcctttccggccaaatctTAATACTTTTTTTCATGgaaatactttcaagaatactctacctccaacttgaaatttgatctcttttctgctcagatcagcatatgacttttacCTATCCGATGTCGTTTTTAAGcagtcacgtatcactttaaccttttcttcggtttccttgatcagatcaactctgtgaatctgactctctttgagttctgtccaatacaatggagttcggtactttctaccatacaaggcctcataatcgcgccatcttcaaactcgtttaaaaactattgttgtaggtgaACTCTACCAATAGCAGGTATTTTTTTgagctaccctgaaattcgaggatgcaacatcgcaacatatcctcaagaatctgaatcatctgttcagactgaccatcattCTACAggtgaaaagttgtactaaaactcaacttggtacccaaggcttcttgtagcttcttccagaatttcgaagtgaatcttgggtctctgtctgaaataatcgatagcgGTACCccttgtaatctcacaatctcagatatatacaagtcGACTAACTTGTAAAGTAAATAATCTGTTCTTACCGGGATAAAATAAGCTGACTTTTTCaacttatcaaccacaacccatatagcatctttctttttcagggtCAATGGTAATTCTGTCATGAACTCTATAGTAATTCTGTCCCACTTctattcggggaccatcacaggctgtaacaaatctaaaggtacttgatgttcagctttgacttgctgacatatcaagcattttgatacaaatttggagatgtctcttttcataccgttCCACCagtattttttcttaaaatcattgtacatcttggtacttccaggatgaatagacaaTCAGTTATCATGTGCCTCTTGAAAAATTCTCTGAATAATTTCATCGTTCCTCAGTACACATACTCTGtctttgaacatcaaacatccatcaaaaTCAATCTGAAAATTGATTCGatgcctgactcacattgagttcttttagcttgcagGTCACTTtcattagtttgagcatcataaatttcttgaagaaatgtaGGCCTAGCCCTTGACtctgctaaaatcgaaccatcattagacaatgCCAATCGAGCGTTCATGGCCtttaatgcaaacaaagattttctgttTAGTGCGTCGACGACCATATTCGCCTTTCTCGAGTGGTAATTGATGATCAACTtgtaatctttaattaattctaatcaTCTCTGTTGTCTCAGATTtaataaatactttaaactcttgtggtctgtgaatatacgacaagtctcaccatataaataatgcctccagatcTTCAAGGTAAAAATAATGGCGACAAGCTCTAAgtcgtgcgtcagataattcttctcgtgtggcttcaactgtcatGAAgtataggctatcaccttgccatcttgcataagcacacaacccagtccatttaaggatgcatcgcTGTAGACCACAAACTTTTTTCCCGACTCGGGTAATACTataattggagcttcagtcagtaatgtcttcaacttctcgaaactaTGCTAACACTTTTCTGactattcaaacttaacgtctttctgtagcaacctcgtcattggagtaGCTATCATGAAGAATCCCTTTACGAATCTTCGGTAgtaaccagctaagcccaaaaagcttctaacctcggttacatttttaagtggtttccattcaacgatAGTAGAGATCTTACTTAGATCAACTCGAATGCTATTacccgaaacaatatgacccaaaaccCTAtctcttggagccaaaactcattCTTGCTatacttagcatacaattgtttttcccgtaaagtctgtaacacagtcctcagatgcttcgcatgctctgacTCATCCTTGGAAcaaatcaaaatgtcgtcaatgaacacaacggcaaacttgtccaagtatggccgaaagatcttattcattaggtccataaatatgGTCGGTACATTCGTCAActcaaacggcatgacaagaaattcatagtggccatacctcatttTGAAAGCTTTCTTAGGCACGTCCGAttccttaactcgcaactgataatatccaaatctcaggtctatcttagagaatacagtggctcccctcaactggtcgaacaaattatcgatccttggtaaaggatacttattcttgatagttaccttgttcagttgccgataatctatgcatagcctcattgaaccatctttcttctttacaaataatatgagagcaccccaaggcgaaaagctCGGCCTTGCAAGAATTTTAtctgtcagttcttgcaactatgcttttaactccttcagtTCGGTAGGTGCCATCCTACACGGAGCAGTAGAAATAGGAGCTGTTCCTGGCACctgttcaataccaaactctatctcacTATCAGGAGGTAATCCGAGTAATTCTTTCGGGAACAcgtctggatattcacatactattggtacGAACTCAATCTTCAACTTCGTTTCTTTAGTGTTCagtacaaaagcaaggtaggcttcgtaCCCTTTTTTCATATATCTTTGAGCAACCATTGATGTAATTACAACCAGCGGTGTATCCAATTCTATTGAATCAACCtgtagaatctcaccatctgggcacttcaattcaatatacatgctaccacagtttacaattacatcattcagggctaaccaatccatgtcaagtattacatcaaactcatcaaatgacaataacataaggttagccgaaaaataataaccttgaatcgtcaaaggacaattcttacagactttatcaaccaagattgacttgcctaatgggttcgacactctgattataaattctgtaggttcaatggatatattcatactagacaccaatttcatgtaaATGTATGAATGCATCGATCTCGaatcaattaaggcaacaacacaaatattaaaaagagaaaaggtaCCTTTGACGAcgtcaggagcagaggcttcctctccaGCGCGTATTGCATACGTTCTTGCCGGGGCTCGAGCCTCTAATTTTGTAGTATCTTTGGCTGTAACTCGACTACCACTAGCACTTTCAGgatatctcggaggtctacctcgtgaaATAGGAGCACTCGACTTCGGGGCTAATTCCACCTCTTTATTGGTtcgctctgggcagtctctgaggaagtggtcaagaggACCACATCTATAGCACGCACTGCTCTTCATTCGGCACTTTCCAAAGTGGAATTTATTGCAGCTTTTACACTTTGgcttttggtcatctacactccccacgcTAGTTACCATCCGGGAGGAAGACTTCTGGTTACGTCGTTTGGAGCTTCTCGCTCTACTCGAATATCCCACAACCGATGAAGTGGAGCGCTCATGTTGGCTTATTGATTTTTTAGTAGGAAATGAGAGTGTCTTACCCCTGGACTTCTTGCttgaaactcgagcttctctcttagcttgcttcctttcattattgagctcCTCGGCCTTTTTGGCTCGATTAGCTAATGTAGGAAACTCTCGAATCTCTAAGATATCAATTAACagcttgatttcctcattcagacctccCTCCAAGCGTTTACGCATTTCTAACTCTGTTTGAACCCATTTAGTCGCATACTGACTTAGTCTTACAAATTCCCTTTCGTATTCCGatacagtcttatttccttgtttgagttctaggaactcATTTGCTTCAagtctaagaacctttgactaacgtatttcttcttaaactccgcttggaaaaactcccaagtgatgttttcctttggcaccactgaagatatagtcttccaccagtggtatgtaGTATCCTTTAGaagagatacaacacactttaaacacttcTCAGGTGTACACGATAACTCGTCCAATACTCGTATAGTGTTCTCGAGCCAGGACTCGACTCATTCAGCATTACCATCAatcttagctctaaattcttcagccccatactttttaAACTTGTCCACCGGGGCTCTACCAATCCTTACAGGTGTCATACCACGTGGCACTTCCTCATCAAGTCGATTAGGGAGCGGGGGAGGTcgtggtatgttggggcgatttTTCAAATAATACtcaaaccactcatccatcaaGTCAAAGAATGCGGCTCTAGGCTCTTCCCGACCTTTAGACACAGGCCTTCTACTATTAGTAGAAACAGCTcattgtacggaagctggagcatgactctcggctccctcggactcatcttgtgcttgattggaataCATTTATTATATTCAAAGACAATCAAGCAGTTAgtagatatcacactatcaacgttcgtataatggcatgtatagttaaacTCGTTACAccctacggtagtcctagaactaactaaactgtggctctgatactactaaatgtaacaccccttacctgtacccgagaCTGAAaccaggtacgaggcgttaccagacacatACTCAGACATTTTCGGAAAATAAGTTTATAAAATTTCGTtctaaattaaaaccaatcaaacaacatcttagtgtccctattatgggcctacgagacccaaaacatacatcgagaatgatccgggactaaaccaagaacctaagaaaattttaggaaaattttttaggttaagcctcacacgcccgggTGGAGACAATGCAGACGCCCGTGTGCTCtgggacacactcgtgtctttaactcgtgtggaattaattgaatttattttctaattcaaacctacagggtttttacacgaccaagcacacgcccgtatcCCTGGCTCGTGTCtttcacacgacctagacacgtccgtgtgatcgcccgtgtccaaaaacttggacattctatcTGTGACGTCAGCATGTATTTAGGGGCACACAGCTAGGACACACGCCTATGgggctaggccgtgtcctctacacggttgagacacacggcatgtctctactcgtgtgtttactaccatgcattctgatttaaaattttaagtgaaggggacacacggccgtaccaCACTCCCATGGAGCTaaccgtgtgtctacccgtgtggaccgtTTTTAGGTTATAATttcaagccaatggtcaccctcatcATTTTCTCACATATAAGAACCCCAATTACATTTAACATGACCCAAATATACTTAAAGACTATCATCAATGAATCTATTGCATGTTAACCGCATCTCTTCGGTTAAGTACATGCTCAATTATGTCCTTTTTGGTATTGAGGATTTCCATCCCATTGaaacacatttagacttggctcattATTATAATTCTGCCAATTATGGCCTACTATCTCCAAATGTTTTGGCAACATTAGAAATGCCTATTTATGAAATCCTACATTCAATCATCACAATAACATTTTTAACATAAACATGTATggttggtaggtcataacctacaaaaaaatgagccatgtcttatggccatatacaaaaagaataagtttaatatttacGCCTTTACATTGGCCAACCAAATGGTACACATAGCAAAATAAACAAAAGCcctttacatgccattaaacaaaataaaagtatctatataccaaagctggacaagatgatagtgtgttgattctctaGCCGTCTTCCAATCactacgagtcctcgagctctgtaagacagggataagagaggggtaagcatttacatgcttagtaagcccaaataactggaaagtaaacttaccgattaattagcattcAACCATGTTAGGCAACCAATCCAATAAATATAGAATAGCCTCCTATTGCATACACTCAAGCATTAAGTTAAtcccataataatt
The Gossypium hirsutum isolate 1008001.06 chromosome A07, Gossypium_hirsutum_v2.1, whole genome shotgun sequence genome window above contains:
- the LOC121203675 gene encoding uncharacterized protein, whose protein sequence is MRKRLEGGLNEEIKLLIDILEIREFPTLANRAKKAEELNNERKQAKREARVSSKKSRGKTLSFPTKKSISQHERSTSSVVGYSSRARSSKRRNQKSSSRMVTSVGSVDDQKPKCKSCNKFHFGKCRMKSSACYRCGPLDHFLRDCPERTNKEVELAPKSSAPISRGRPPRYPESASGSRVTAKDTTKLEARAPARTYAIRAGEEASAPDVVKDGEILQVDSIELDTPLVVITSMVAQRYMKKGYEAYLAFVLNTKETKLKIEFVPIVCEYPDVFPKELLGLPPDSEIEFGIEQVPGTAPISTAPCRMAPTELKELKA